gtgggttttggctggcttctttactccAAACTATTTTATCAGGAAGGTCTTCATGAGCTGTATCTtatgctgacctcctatctcatcctgtgtgacttagaatgcctaactgtCTCAGGAATGCAGCCTAGTAGGTtttagccttattttacccagtccTTATtgaagatggagttgctctggttcaaatgcctcgaAATTATCGCACATACAATTTTGAACCTttagtgtctggcttctttcacttatattTTCTTAAGGTTTATCCACGTTGTGGGATTTATTAGTACTTCATTCCCttttatagctgcataatatatttgtttatccacgcatccattgatggacatgtgaattgtttccaacttttggttactgtgaatagtgctgctgtacAAGTATTTGTTTGAATACCGGTTTTATTTTGGTAATATACCTAGTAGTGATATAGGcattaagaataaattatttaggcagataagCTACAGgagtccttggtaaggttttccttttaatgaaaaacagCCCCCAAATAATTCTCTTTTGTAACAAAGaacagcctgtaaaatcaagctgcaaacatagacaagcaagctggaagcttgcaggGGTGAATGCCAGCAGTTGTGCCAATAGGAATAGGCTACCTGGGACTAGGCATGTTCAaaatggcggctccatcttcccttctctttgctaGCCGCGTGTGCAGTAAGGAGCAGGCAATATGGTGCCAGCCAGGCAAAGattccatttgcataataagattagggtggggaagCCAGCTTACCTGGCGCATTATGTAAACGTCACACCTGGTCCAAACAATCTTTGgaccctatgtaaatcagacactgccttctTAAGCCTGTCTATAAAATTGGGTGCACTCTGCCATGGGCTGGAATTCCCATTCGAGTGCCCCACTCTCTCATGAGAgaccttttctcctttttttgccTATGAAACCTCCTCTCCTAAACTTGCTCCTTGTGTGTATCTATGTCCTTAATCTTCTTGGCACTAGACGAGGAACctcaggtatttaccccagaAAACGACGCTGCTTCAGTAGCAGAATTGCTatgtcatatggtaattctttttgaggaaccacaaaactgttttccatagtagcttCCCTATGTTACATCCCCATCAGCAAAGTATGAAGTttgaatttctccacattctcaccaatacttttttccttaaaaaaattttttttgtagccaTACTAGTGTAACCGAAATGTGGGTAAGTTGCTCccacatgctaaaaaaaaaattagccaggcatggtggcgggcgcctgtagtcccagctactcgggaggctgagacaggagaatggcatgaacccgggggctgaacttgcagtgagctgagattgcgccactgcactccagcctgggcgacggagtaagactccctcaaaaaaaaaaaaaaaaaaaagattatctgtATATTCTTTTCTCAGAGTTTTACAGTTTAGCTCTTTGTTATTGATGTATTTTCAGTCAATTTCATgcaacttcattcttctgcatatggatacccAATTGTCCCACCaccatttgttttattattttatttttatctatttaattattttatttatttattttgagatagagtcgcccaggctggagagcaatggcatgatcttggctcactgcaacgtctgcctcccaagttcaagcaattcttcctgcctcagcctcctgagtagctgaggttacaggtgtctgccaccacgccaggctaatttttgtatttttagtagagacaggatttcaccatgttggccaggctagtctcgaactcctgattacCTCGgactcctaaagtactgggattacaggcatgagccactgcgctcggcctatttttttattttttgagacagagtctcgctctgtcacccaggctggagtgcagtggcatgatctcagctcactgcaacctccgcctcccaggttcaagtgattctcctgcctcaggctcttgagtagctggtactaaaggcgagtgccaccacaccccgctaatttttgtatttttagtagagagggggtttcgctatgttggccaggctggtcttgaattcctgacctcaggtgatccacctgccttggcctcccaaagtgctgggattacagacatgagacaccGCGCTCAGCCTCATCCTCCAGTCTCTACCCTTCTTCAATCTCTTGTGAGAATTGAGGGGGAGGGTAAGTGAGAGGGTGAGTCCTGGAAGGGAGGAAGACACGGGGAGCAGGGCAGGGTCCTGGCAAGCACTAAGTGCTCAACAGATGTTGGTTAATTTGTGCCTGACTCAGTCTCCCCCATAAACTTGCAAGCTCTTTGAAGGCAGGGGCCTTGCCTCATACTTTTTCAGTATTTCTCAAAAGTCCTGGACATCAGAGACCACCCCATGGTTATTTGATCACTTCAACACACACGTTGGTTTTGCGGTCGCAGCAGCTATTATGATAAAAACAGGCTCTGGAGTGTGACTTCAAATGCTGGCCACTAACGAGCTGGGCCGTTTGgaaagttacttcacctctctgagcctcaggtccCTTATTTACAAAATGTTCATGGCAGTGCCCACTTCACAGGGCTGTGAGGATTACAGAGGATAATCCGGGCGAGGCGCATCAGCCCCAGCGCCGCCTGCCACAATTCTATCCGGCCCCACATATGCATCGTCCATAAGCGTCTGGCCCCTGCATTCTCGCTTTTCCACGTGGCCGAGGTGCACACCCCAACCCACTGGGCCAGTCTCCCCACCCTCTTACCTGCTCTTCTTTCCCGACTCGTCTTTAATACCCACCAGGCGCCAACCGCCGCGGGCCTGGCTCTGTGGTGGCAAGTTGCATGGGTTCTCCCATCAGGACCTCCCGATGAGCCTACGAGGTCGGTTCTATTACTGTCGCCACTTCAGAGGGAGGAAACAGGCCCGGAGGGTTGGGGAACTTCCCGAGGTCACAGAACTGGTGTCAGGCCCAGATTGGAATCCAAACACATCCCAGCCCATGTCCAACTCCCCAGCGACGGCCCCTGGGCGTCTTCCCGGGTGCCAGGGGCACCCGCATCCATTCAATTGCTGCCCAGTCCCCGCTCCTCAGTCGCTTCCCGCTACTCCGGGCCCGCATCTCCCCCCGACCCCTCAGGGTCAGGCCTctggattttcctttttctcttccagaaACTAAGGGGTGAGACCGACGTTTGTGTGCCGGACGCGTGCAGGTGGCCGCGACGTTCCCGGGAGACACGCGGGGGGAAAACGAGTCTGTGCGCGCGGCTGTGAGAAGCCCCGACCAAGCTTTCCACACGCTTGTTTCGGGGAGCAGAGGACGCGAGGGCCGACTGAGTCCCCAGCGCGCAGGCTCGGCCGGGGGCGCGTAATCAGGCAGCCGAGCGGTCCCTTCAAACCGAGTCAGGCAAGCTCTACGTCGTGGGGGCCGCATGGTGCCGAGAGcgcagccccgccccgcccctccgcGCTTAATGGTTAGTTGGGTAACAGCCAGTGGTGGTAACGCCACGCCACGCACGCGCTCGGCTCCGCGCTTAATGGTTAGTTGGGTAACAGCCAGTGGTGCCCTAGTTGCCCGGGTGGGGTCGGAGGGACCCTCGCGGGAGGGGAGACCACGTCTCCAGGGGGTGGGAGGCGGCCTCACTGAGGGCTTCGTGGTCGCAGGCAGCTGCGTGACCTCGGAGCGCCGCGCTGGTGGAGGGGCGGCCAGGTGTTGTGGCCACCGGCTCCCGGAGAGGAATGTGGCCAGGTGACCTGGGGTAATCACTTCATCCTCACAGGAAATGTTTTTTTTGTCTGGAAGAACAGTGACTGGGCTGTGAAAACAAATGCCCCTGCCTTCAGGCTCTCTGAGCAAGATATACCCCCTTGGGAGGTGACTGGGGCTGAGACGAGGTGGGGTTTGTTTTGGGGATTGTGGCATGCCACCTGTAACATTCTAATCTTTAAACTCTATTTGTTCCCCTTCCTTTAATTAAACCTGACAAATAATTCTCCCCAGTTCGTGATTCCCGTGACCCATGACTTTGCTCTGCCCATAGAAATTCTCTTCTAATTCCTTCCCGTCCGTGTTCTCTGCTTTGTAGTATGTGAaccttgtattattattattattattatttatttatttattttttttttttgagaggagtctcgctctgtcgcccaggctggagtgcagtggcgcgatctcggctcactgcaacctccatctcccgggttcaagcaattctctgcctcagcctcccgagtggctgggattacaggtgcccaccaccacgcccggctaatttttttgtatttttagtagagacggagtttcaccatcttggccaggctggtcttgaactcctgaccttgtgatccacccgcctcggcctcccaaagtgctgggattacaggcgtgagccactgcgcccagccgaaccttgtattatttttgtttgctgtCTCCTCTAACAGATTgtaagtttctgtttttctttcattctttctttttttttttaggcagagtttcgctcttattgcccaggctgcagtgcagtggcgcgatcttggctcaccgcaacctccgcctcccgggttcaagtgattctcctgcctcaggcttccgagtagctgggattacaagtgcctgccaccacacgcagctaattttttgtagttttagtagagatggggtttcaccatattggccaggctggtctcgagctcctgacctcaggtgattcagcctcctcggcctcccaaagtgctaggattatagttgtgagctgCGGCACCCGGCCGAAGATTGTAAGTTTCTTTAAGGTAGTGACCGTCGTTGTAGTTCCCATAACTACATGATTAACACGTGGTTAAACAGAAGTAACAGTGggcatcttcagttaattttggGATAATTATTGTGACCTGTGGGTACCCTTCCGTTGTGGTCGCAGTCAGGCGCATCAGTCACATTATTTAAATTAGCGCCAAACTTTGTCTTCAGTAACTCACTTTAAGATGCAggcctggccgggcgcggtggctcacgtctgtaatcccagcactttgggaggccgaggcgggcggatcacgaggtcaggagatcgagactatcctggctaacatggtgaaatcccgtctctactaaaaatacaaaacattagctgggcgcggtggcaggcgcctgtagtctcagctactcaggaggctgaggcaggagaatggcgtgaacccgggaggcggagcttgcagtgagcccagattacgccactgcactccagcctgggcgacagagcaagactccatctcaaaaaaaaaaaagaaaaagatgcagtcctttggccaggcgcggtggctcacgcctgtaatcccagcactttgggaggccgaggtgggcagatcacgaggtcaagagatagagatcatcctggctaacacggtgaaaccccgtctctactaaaaatacaaaaatttagctgggtgtggtggcgggcgcctgtagttccagctacttgggaggctgaggcaggagaattgcttgaacccgggaggcggaggttgcggtgagccgagatcacgccactgcattccagcctgggcgacagagccagactccctctcaaaaaaaaaaaaaaaaaaaaaaaaaaaaaaaaaaaaaaagatgcaggcTTTTGTCGCATCAATTTCAGCAACCCCTGTAGAGGTCGATGAATTTCAGATTTGGAACACCCGCTCTgcaaattagaaatttaaaagctTACCTTTCTCTTTTGTGATTGCACTGTGTTGCTATTTGTGGTTTGTCCTGTAGAAAACTCAacaggcccggcgtggtggctcatgcctgtaatcccagcactttgaggcaggtggattacttcaggtcaggagtttgagaccagctttgccaacatggcgaaactccgtctctactaaaaatacaaaaattagcccggcatggtggtgcacgcctttaatcccagctatcccagctactcgggaggctgaggcaggagaatcacttgaaccccggggcgggggtggtggtggaggttgcagtgaaccaagatggcgccacgcactccagcctgggcgactccgtctcaaaaaataaataaaataagaaagaaaacagagaacagggccaggcatggtggctcatgcctgtaatcccagcactttgggaggctgaggcgggtggatcacttgaggtcaggagttcgagaccagcctggcaaagatggtgaaaccgcgtctctactaaaaatacaaaaattagcgggtcatggtgtcatgcgcctgtagtcccagctatccaggaggctgaggcagaagaatcactggaactcgtgaggcagaggctgcagtgagctgagatcacgccattgcactccagcctgggtgacagagcaggactctgtctcaaaaaacaaaacaaaacaaaacaaaaaaaacggagAACAGAGAGTAGAGTAGATTAACAACTTACTGACAATCTTTAGAAAGAGAAATTGATTGTTGCAGTTATTGTAAGTGTACTGTAAAggaagtgatttttattttaatgactatATTCTAGGGTTTATATTATCAGCATTTAAGCATTCATGTAAATATTCTAAGATGAataaaccttaattttttttttactcttaattTGGAGAAAAATGTATCATGTATGCCCTGGGGATTTCTATTTAATTCTAGAACTCAGATTGTTTCCTTTAAACTGATATTATGCTTCTATAATTCAAATGGAACATTTAGAAATGCTAGCATAAGTAACCTTTAGTTTCAAACATTGCTATCGTTTTCAAAAGTTATTTTGCAAATCCTCAGTTTCATATGTACCCTGAATTTAAAATGATCTCTCCTGAAATAAGAATGGGTgcctctggccgggcgcggtggctcacgcctgtaatcccagcactttgggaggccgaggcgggcagatcacgaagtcaagagatggagaccatcctggccaatatggtgaaacctggtctcttctaaaaatacagaattagctgagagtggtggcacatgcctgtagtctcagctactcaggaggctgaggcaggagaattgcttgaacccgggaggcggaggttgcagtgagccgagactgcagcactgcactccaacctggcaacagagtgagacttcgtctcaaaaaacaacaacaacacaacaacaacaacaacaacaataatgagTGCTTCAGGACTTCTTTCCCAACTCTATTACACAAATCTTATCTCTCGGTAGAAAAGAAAGGCTAACTCACTCATTCCAGTTCAAAACCTTTGGGGAGAAAATGGATAGCTCTGGAGAGAAAAATATTGAAGGAGACAAACTAATTTTACCTAAGCATCAAACTTCTGCCTTTTATGTATGTGACGCCTTCTATCATGCTTAGAATTTGAAACAGTGATGGTTATAACAGAAATGTTTATCAGCTCACTGCTTTGAATGCAAATGAGTTCAGACCTTTTGAAGACTGGCCAGTAAGTGACCCTTTTCCATAAACCAAGTGAGCAAAGCACCAAGGTCTTGACAAAGATGTATTTAAAGCACTTATAACACAACATACAATATGCCAGAAATTATATCTTTGCAACTATTAAATAGCACATTTTAGTAAGCAATGTGTaaggggatatatatatatatatatatatatatatatatatatatatatgccaaagTTCTTTTGGGACAAAACAGTTTAAGACCACAGACTTGGGAGTCACTTTAACACACATTTAGTTCTCTTGAATGTAAATCTGAGATGTTATGTTAAAAGACAATAGAATactatggccaggtgtggtgactcatacctgtaatcgcagcactttgggaggccgaggtgggtggatagcctgaggtaaggagtttgagaccagcctggccaacatcgtgaaactccatctttactaaaaatacaagaaactaATTGAgtatagtggcgggtgcctgcaatcctagctactcgggaacctgaggcaggagaatcacttgaacccgagatgcagaggttgcagtgagccgagatcacaccactgcactccagctgggcaacagagtcagactccatctcaaaaaaaaaaaaaaaaagtagtataaaTGAGGACTTTATGTAATCCACTTTTTGATTCCTGAAAAATAAGTTGATTTTTAATCTTTAGGTATAAATATCTCTCTAGATATTCAGGATACATTATAAATTTGGTTTTAAAGTAGATTTAAatctgccgggcacggtggctcacgcctgtaatcccagcattttgggaggctgaggcgggcggatcacgaggtcaggagatcacctggctaacatggtgagatctCGTGAtcacctggctaacatggagatcacctggctaacatggtgaaaccccgtctctactaaaaataaaaaaaatcagccgggtgtgatggcacgcgcctgtagtcccagctactcgggagggcgagacaggagaatcgcttgaacccgggaggcggaggttgcagtgagcggagatcacgccactgcactgcagcttgggcgacagagcgagactttatctcaaaaaataataataataataaaataaaatagatttaaatctataattttttttttttttttttgagacggagtctttcttgctttgtcgcccaggctggagtgcggtggcctgatctcggctcactgcaagctccgcctcccgggttcacgccgttctcctgcctcagccctcagcctcccgagtagttggtaCTATAAGCGCCCACCaccaacacccggctaattttttgtatttttagtagagatggggtttcaccgtgttagccaggatggtctggatctcctcacctcatgatccacccacctcagccttccaaagtgctgggattacaggcgtgagctaccgcgcccagcaacgggttttaaaattatttcaataaatcagGCACTCTAGAACACAGTGAGGAAGTGCAACAATTACGtaataatttttttgtgggggggggatggagtttcactctttttttttggagacaaagtctcgctctgttgcccaggctggagtgcagtggcgcgatcttggctcactgcaagctccgcctcccgggttcacgccattctcctgcctcagcctcctgagtagctgggactacaggggaccgccaccacgcctggctaattttttgtatttttagtaaagacgaggtttcactgtgttagccaggatagtctcaatctcccaaccttgtgatctgaccgcctcggcctcccaaagtgctgggattacaggtgcccgccaccatacccggctaatttttgtatttttagtagagacagggtttcaccatgttggccaggctggtctccaattcctgacctcaggtaatctgcccgtctcggtctctcaaagtgctgaaattacaggtgtgagccactgtacccggctacTGTCAGtttcatatactttttaaaaaaatttttttgttgttttttttttgagacagtgtctcactgtgttgctcaggttgaAGTATaacagcatgatctcggctcactaaaacctccgcctcctgggttcaagcgattctcctgcttcagccttccaagtagccaggattacaggcgcatgccaccacacccagctacttttttgtatttttagtagagacagggttttgctatgttg
This portion of the Pongo abelii isolate AG06213 chromosome 1, NHGRI_mPonAbe1-v2.0_pri, whole genome shotgun sequence genome encodes:
- the LOC134760479 gene encoding uncharacterized protein LOC134760479 — encoded protein: MRPPRRRACLTRFEGTARLPDYAPPAEPARWGLSRPSRPLLPETSVWKAWSGLLTAARTDSFSPRVSPGNVAATCTRPAHKRRSHPLVSGREKGKSRGLTLRGRGEMRARSSGKRLRSGDWAAIEWMRVPLAPGKTPRGRRWGVGHGLGCVWIPIWA